One window of Pseudomonas sp. FP198 genomic DNA carries:
- a CDS encoding GlsB/YeaQ/YmgE family stress response membrane protein, translating into MGIIGTIFIGLIVGLLARFLKPGDDSMGWIMTILLGIGGSLAATYGGQALGIYQAGEGAGFLGALVGAVVLLVIYGLIKRN; encoded by the coding sequence ATGGGAATCATCGGAACCATTTTTATCGGCCTGATCGTTGGCCTGCTCGCGCGTTTCCTGAAGCCTGGCGATGACAGCATGGGCTGGATCATGACCATCCTGCTGGGTATCGGCGGTTCGCTGGCAGCCACTTACGGCGGCCAGGCCCTGGGCATCTATCAGGCAGGCGAAGGCGCTGGTTTCCTCGGTGCCCTAGTGGGCGCGGTGGTGCTGCTGGTGATCTACGGCCTGATCAAAAGGAACTGA
- a CDS encoding 5-(carboxyamino)imidazole ribonucleotide synthase, whose product MKIGVIGGGQLGRMLALAGTPLGMNFAFLDPAPDACAAALGEHLRADYGDQDHLRQLADEVDLVTFEFESVPAETVAFLSQFVPVFPSAEALRIARDRWFEKNMFKELGIPTPAFADIQSQADLEAAVASIGLPAVLKTRTLGYDGKGQKVLRNPEDVPGTFAELGSVGCLLEGFVPFTGEVSLIAVRARDGEIRFYPLVHNTHKDGILKLSVASTDHPLQALAEDYSSRVLKQLDYVGVMAFEFFEVDGGLKANEIAPRVHNSGHWTTEGAECSQFENHLRAVAGLPLGSTAKVGESAMLNFIGKVPDTEKVLAIADCHLHHYGKAFKVGRKVGHANLRCADRATLAQQIIKVETLIAEQ is encoded by the coding sequence ATGAAGATCGGTGTAATCGGTGGCGGCCAGTTGGGTCGCATGTTGGCCTTGGCGGGTACGCCGCTGGGGATGAACTTCGCTTTCCTGGATCCGGCGCCGGACGCCTGTGCCGCGGCACTGGGTGAACACCTGCGTGCCGATTACGGCGATCAGGACCACCTGCGCCAGCTGGCCGACGAAGTCGACCTGGTGACCTTCGAATTCGAAAGCGTCCCGGCCGAGACCGTTGCCTTCCTGTCCCAGTTCGTCCCGGTCTTCCCGAGCGCCGAAGCCTTGCGCATCGCCCGCGATCGGTGGTTCGAAAAGAACATGTTCAAGGAACTGGGCATTCCGACCCCGGCCTTCGCCGACATTCAGTCCCAGGCCGACCTGGAAGCCGCCGTTGCGTCCATCGGCTTGCCGGCCGTGCTCAAGACCCGCACCCTGGGTTACGACGGCAAGGGCCAGAAGGTCCTGCGCAACCCGGAAGACGTCCCCGGGACATTCGCCGAACTGGGCAGTGTCGGCTGCCTGCTGGAAGGTTTCGTGCCTTTCACCGGCGAAGTCTCGCTGATCGCCGTGCGTGCCCGTGACGGTGAAATCCGTTTCTACCCGCTGGTGCACAACACCCACAAGGACGGCATCCTCAAGCTGTCCGTCGCCAGCACCGATCACCCGCTGCAAGCCTTGGCTGAAGATTATTCCAGCCGGGTACTCAAGCAGCTCGATTATGTCGGCGTCATGGCGTTCGAGTTCTTTGAAGTGGATGGCGGCCTCAAGGCCAATGAAATCGCCCCGCGCGTGCACAACTCCGGGCACTGGACCACCGAAGGCGCCGAGTGCAGCCAGTTCGAAAACCACCTGCGGGCGGTCGCCGGGCTGCCGCTGGGGTCGACGGCCAAGGTCGGCGAAAGCGCGATGCTGAACTTCATCGGCAAGGTGCCGGACACCGAGAAAGTCCTGGCGATCGCCGACTGCCACCTGCATCACTACGGCAAGGCGTTCAAGGTCGGGCGCAAGGTTGGTCACGCCAACCTGCGTTGCGCCGACCGGGCCACGCTGGCCCAGCAGATCATCAAGGTCGAGACGCTGATCGCCGAGCAATAA